In Mastigocladopsis repens PCC 10914, a single window of DNA contains:
- a CDS encoding esterase-like activity of phytase family protein, translating into MQFIRKFLKFPRIIWFFIPILIIGVFFIFINVPAPTFPITGIDFIGSATFPTGSSFQKTPMGGFSGMTYDAKKQLYYIISDDRSEKAAARFYTLKFDLNNGTLTDGSVVPVGVTTLLNESNQPFPAGSIDPEGIALTNKDTVYISSEGDTRKQIKPFIKQFSISSGKELTTLPISNKFLPDKSGKQGIRNNLAFESLTITPNEKSLFTATENALLQDGSEAQPKIGSHCRILQYNLLTQQLEKEFLYQTESVTPFLNISPRFSSGLTDLVALDNQGHFLSIERTFTGLGFSVALFQISLKGADNIHNINSLLAVDINKIKPIQKKLLLDLRQLDVALDNIEGLTLGSKFPDGQPSLILVSDNNFNTLQRTQILAFKLKIEPPLMRFFRRLIPSFNRS; encoded by the coding sequence ATGCAGTTCATTAGAAAATTTTTGAAGTTTCCACGAATTATTTGGTTTTTTATTCCAATTCTAATTATCGGTGTCTTTTTCATCTTCATCAATGTACCTGCCCCAACTTTTCCAATAACTGGAATAGATTTTATAGGTTCTGCGACTTTCCCCACAGGTTCCTCTTTCCAAAAAACCCCAATGGGAGGGTTTTCAGGAATGACATACGATGCCAAAAAACAACTTTATTACATAATATCTGATGACCGCAGTGAAAAAGCTGCTGCTCGCTTCTACACACTAAAATTTGACCTAAACAATGGAACATTAACAGATGGTAGCGTTGTACCTGTTGGTGTCACTACACTATTAAATGAAAGCAATCAACCTTTTCCTGCTGGTAGCATCGATCCAGAAGGTATCGCCTTAACGAACAAAGATACTGTGTATATTTCTTCTGAAGGCGATACTAGAAAACAGATAAAACCTTTTATTAAACAATTTTCAATATCTTCTGGAAAAGAACTAACTACACTACCAATTTCTAATAAGTTTTTGCCAGACAAAAGCGGTAAACAAGGTATTCGTAACAATTTAGCCTTTGAATCTCTCACCATTACACCAAACGAAAAGTCTCTGTTTACAGCGACGGAAAATGCTCTTCTTCAAGATGGTTCAGAGGCTCAACCAAAAATTGGTAGTCATTGCCGCATTTTGCAATACAATTTGCTCACACAACAGCTAGAAAAAGAATTTCTTTACCAGACTGAATCAGTCACACCCTTTTTGAATATTTCTCCTCGATTTTCTAGTGGATTAACTGATTTAGTTGCACTTGATAATCAAGGTCATTTTCTGAGTATAGAGCGGACTTTTACTGGCTTAGGGTTTTCTGTTGCACTGTTTCAGATTTCCTTAAAAGGTGCTGATAATATCCACAATATCAATAGCCTTTTAGCTGTTGATATCAACAAAATCAAACCTATTCAGAAAAAACTGCTTTTAGATTTGAGACAACTAGATGTAGCGCTAGACAATATTGAAGGCTTAACTCTCGGTTCTAAATTCCCTGACGGTCAGCCTTCATTAATCCTTGTCAGCGACAACAACTTTAATACTCTTCAGCGAACCCAAATACTCGCTTTTAAACTCAAGATTGAACCACCACTCATGAGATTTTTCCGGCGTCTCATCCCTAGTTTTAATCGCTCATAA
- a CDS encoding TM0106 family RecB-like putative nuclease, producing MLINAELLLQYQRCKRRPFLDIHGDKSWRENGNDLLLKLYQDKVAHQMSVLTQFTYQQPQYRHGRWKAGEAATLELMQQGVECIYQGVLLASHSDTHTLLSRPDILIKKPGQSRFGDWMYVPGNIELGKRPKQEYQVVAAFHAYVLATVQQIDVETAWLILRGKEAGYPVDLAKWMPQMQHILDECIQTLETDEAPEVFISRQRCSLCPWYSHCYGVAQSQKHLSLLPGVTPIRYTQLQALDITTVESLAKTHPTELERLPGFDRSVAPKLVLQAKSILENRPLIIPYLPSTKKFIVDSCAVNTPVCLDKATHTDANSTQGAFSGEDILLTAPVEIFFDIEAQPDLNLNYLLGVLVVDRLAKTEQFYSFLAENQEEENVIWQQFLDLVWEHPDAPIYHFCVYEFDTVKRLAKLYHTPHTSVLPVLRRFVDVYEILTQSVTLPVESYALKTIARWLGFNWRDAEASGAKCIYWYDEWLKTGDRSLLEIIQRYNEDDCRATRSVKDWLVNFLQNSHDE from the coding sequence ATGTTAATTAATGCTGAACTACTGCTGCAATATCAACGCTGCAAGCGCCGACCTTTTTTAGACATTCACGGTGACAAAAGTTGGCGAGAGAATGGGAATGACTTATTGCTGAAACTGTACCAGGACAAAGTTGCTCATCAGATGAGTGTTTTGACACAGTTTACATATCAGCAACCACAATATCGACACGGACGTTGGAAGGCGGGAGAAGCAGCGACTTTAGAGTTGATGCAGCAGGGGGTTGAGTGCATTTATCAAGGGGTGCTGCTCGCAAGTCATTCTGACACACACACACTACTGAGTCGTCCTGATATTCTCATCAAAAAACCAGGACAATCGCGCTTTGGAGATTGGATGTACGTTCCGGGTAATATTGAACTGGGTAAGCGTCCTAAACAGGAGTATCAGGTCGTAGCAGCATTTCACGCTTATGTGTTGGCGACGGTGCAACAAATTGACGTGGAAACAGCTTGGCTCATATTGCGTGGGAAAGAAGCTGGTTATCCTGTGGATCTAGCGAAATGGATGCCACAAATGCAGCACATTCTGGATGAGTGTATTCAAACTCTAGAAACAGACGAAGCTCCTGAGGTCTTCATCTCTCGTCAACGTTGCAGTCTTTGCCCTTGGTACAGTCATTGTTATGGAGTCGCACAATCCCAGAAACATCTCTCTTTGTTACCAGGAGTGACACCAATTCGCTACACACAACTGCAAGCGTTGGATATAACAACAGTAGAATCTTTGGCGAAAACTCATCCCACTGAACTGGAACGCTTACCCGGTTTTGACAGATCAGTAGCACCTAAGCTTGTATTACAAGCAAAATCTATCCTGGAAAACCGTCCGCTCATTATACCATACCTGCCATCAACGAAAAAATTTATTGTAGACTCTTGTGCTGTGAACACTCCTGTTTGCCTCGATAAAGCGACACATACTGATGCAAACTCTACACAGGGGGCTTTTTCTGGGGAAGATATCCTATTGACAGCCCCTGTAGAGATATTTTTTGATATTGAGGCGCAACCAGACTTAAATTTAAATTACCTGTTGGGGGTTTTGGTTGTTGACAGGCTAGCCAAAACAGAACAGTTTTATTCTTTTTTGGCAGAAAACCAAGAAGAAGAAAATGTTATTTGGCAACAATTTCTGGATTTGGTTTGGGAACATCCAGATGCACCAATTTATCATTTTTGTGTTTACGAATTTGATACTGTCAAACGACTAGCAAAGCTTTACCACACTCCCCACACTTCTGTGTTACCTGTGCTGCGTCGGTTTGTGGATGTATATGAGATTTTAACACAAAGCGTGACGTTGCCTGTAGAAAGTTATGCTTTAAAAACAATTGCTCGATGGTTAGGGTTTAACTGGCGTGATGCAGAAGCGAGCGGTGCGAAATGTATTTACTGGTATGATGAGTGGTTAAAAACGGGCGATCGCTCCTTACTAGAAATTATCCAACGTTACAACGAAGACGACTGCCGCGCAACTCGCAGTGTGAAAGACTGGCTCGTAAACTTTCTTCAAAATAGTCATGATGAGTGA
- a CDS encoding CobW family GTP-binding protein → MVADVITDSVPVTVLTGYLGAGKTTLLNHILTHEHGLKVAVIVNEFGEVGIDNQLVIDTDEEIFEMNNGCICCTVRGDLIRIIGNLMKRRDKFDHLVIETTGLADPAPVIQTFFMDEDMREKLELDAVVTVVDAKHIWQHWDAEEAQEQIAFADVILLNKTDLVTPEQLNELEKRIRGMNAMAKIYRTRNSELSMDALLGVKAFDLNRALEIDPEFLGEDAHEHDESVYSVALVAEGALDGDQLNNWMGKLLQTQGPDIFRMKGILNIAGEDNRFVFQGVHMLFDGKPDRLWKPDETRKNELVFIGRNLDEAQLRQDFLACLV, encoded by the coding sequence ATGGTAGCTGACGTAATAACAGATTCAGTTCCCGTTACTGTTCTGACTGGCTATTTGGGAGCAGGTAAAACGACACTTCTAAATCACATCCTGACTCACGAACATGGCTTGAAAGTCGCTGTGATTGTCAACGAGTTTGGAGAAGTGGGTATCGATAATCAATTAGTTATCGATACAGATGAAGAAATCTTTGAGATGAACAACGGCTGCATCTGTTGTACGGTGCGCGGCGACTTGATTCGCATCATCGGTAATTTGATGAAACGCCGTGATAAATTCGACCACTTAGTCATAGAAACCACTGGTTTAGCTGACCCCGCGCCAGTTATTCAGACGTTCTTCATGGATGAAGATATGCGGGAAAAGCTGGAGTTAGATGCTGTGGTAACGGTGGTAGATGCCAAGCATATATGGCAGCACTGGGATGCGGAGGAAGCACAAGAACAGATTGCCTTTGCTGATGTGATTCTACTCAATAAAACCGATTTGGTGACACCAGAACAGCTCAATGAGCTAGAAAAGCGGATTCGGGGGATGAATGCAATGGCAAAAATCTACCGTACCCGCAATTCTGAACTATCGATGGATGCCCTGTTGGGTGTTAAAGCCTTTGACCTCAACCGCGCCTTAGAAATTGACCCAGAATTCCTAGGCGAAGATGCCCACGAACATGACGAAAGTGTCTATTCTGTGGCGTTAGTGGCAGAAGGTGCATTGGATGGCGACCAGCTAAATAATTGGATGGGAAAGTTACTGCAAACCCAAGGACCAGATATCTTCCGCATGAAGGGCATTTTGAATATCGCTGGGGAAGATAACCGCTTTGTGTTCCAAGGAGTGCATATGTTGTTTGATGGCAAACCTGATCGCCTGTGGAAACCAGACGAAACCCGCAAAAATGAACTGGTTTTCATTGGTCGTAACCTAGATGAAGCCCAACTTAGGCAAGATTTCCTGGCTTGCTTGGTATGA
- a CDS encoding aminotransferase class V-fold PLP-dependent enzyme encodes MTSISASPTKLHHHRQLFPGLVNKTYFNYGGQGPMPQTALDAITHAQAYIQQIGPFGTEVNRWIVQEAKAARNAIASELSVPAQTITLTEDVTVGCNIAMWGLDWRSGDHILLSDCEHPGIIATAQEIARRFAVVVTTCPLMATLNEGNPVDVIAQHLLPNTRLVILSHVLWNTGQVLPIDKIAELCLFHSVRLLIDAAQSVGSMSLNLTELGADFYAFTGHKWLCGPGGVGGLYVRPEVRDSLKPTFIGWRGVISDSKAKPVDWQPDGQRYEVATSNYPLYTGFREAITVHQQWGTAEERYQQICRKSEYLWRQLQTISDVKCLRTSPPESGLVSFELTTQTPDASRQLVVFLESQGLFTRTIADPDCVRACVHYFTLESEIDQLVEGIQRFCQM; translated from the coding sequence ATGACTAGTATTTCTGCATCACCTACCAAGTTGCATCACCATAGACAGCTATTTCCAGGTTTGGTAAATAAGACATATTTTAACTACGGCGGTCAAGGACCAATGCCACAAACGGCTTTGGATGCAATCACTCACGCGCAAGCTTACATTCAGCAAATAGGTCCTTTTGGTACTGAGGTGAATCGGTGGATAGTACAGGAGGCAAAAGCTGCGAGAAATGCGATCGCCTCTGAGTTAAGTGTACCAGCTCAAACAATCACCTTAACTGAAGATGTCACCGTCGGCTGTAATATTGCCATGTGGGGTCTTGATTGGCGCTCTGGCGACCACATTCTGCTCTCAGACTGCGAACACCCAGGTATCATAGCAACTGCTCAGGAAATTGCGCGTAGATTCGCGGTTGTTGTCACCACTTGCCCTTTAATGGCAACTTTAAACGAAGGCAACCCCGTTGACGTCATTGCTCAACACTTACTTCCAAATACTCGCCTTGTGATACTGAGTCACGTTCTTTGGAATACAGGTCAAGTTTTGCCTATTGACAAAATAGCTGAATTATGCCTATTTCACTCGGTGAGACTTTTAATAGATGCAGCTCAGTCTGTAGGCTCAATGTCTTTAAATCTTACTGAATTGGGGGCTGATTTTTACGCCTTTACGGGTCATAAATGGCTATGCGGTCCAGGTGGTGTGGGAGGTTTGTACGTCCGACCTGAAGTGCGAGACAGCTTGAAACCGACATTTATCGGTTGGCGCGGTGTTATTTCTGACAGTAAAGCAAAGCCTGTAGATTGGCAACCAGATGGGCAACGCTATGAAGTGGCGACATCCAACTATCCACTTTACACAGGTTTCAGGGAGGCGATCACAGTTCATCAGCAATGGGGAACCGCAGAAGAACGTTACCAGCAAATTTGCCGCAAAAGTGAGTATCTGTGGCGACAGTTACAGACGATATCCGATGTTAAATGTTTGCGAACTTCCCCGCCAGAAAGCGGTTTAGTTTCATTTGAACTCACAACTCAAACACCTGACGCTAGTCGCCAACTCGTCGTTTTTTTGGAGTCACAAGGGTTATTTACTCGGACAATAGCCGATCCAGATTGCGTACGTGCCTGTGTTCACTATTTTACTCTAGAATCGGAAATTGACCAGCTAGTTGAAGGAATTCAACGATTTTGTCAAATGTAA
- a CDS encoding SufE family protein, whose translation MSSTIDSLPPNLAKIVQRFQRASEPKRRYEQLIWYGQRLKEFPEADKVPENKVSGCVSQVHVTATLEDGKVIFQGDSDSQLTKGLVGLLVEGLNGLTPSEIVQLTPDFIQETGLNVSLTPSRANGFYNIFKTMQKKALECQLIANG comes from the coding sequence ATGTCCTCTACCATTGATTCCTTACCACCAAATCTTGCTAAAATTGTCCAACGCTTCCAACGCGCCTCTGAGCCGAAGCGACGTTACGAACAGCTCATCTGGTATGGTCAGCGGCTCAAGGAGTTTCCAGAAGCTGACAAAGTCCCAGAAAACAAAGTTTCTGGCTGCGTTTCCCAAGTTCATGTGACAGCGACTCTGGAGGACGGTAAAGTCATATTCCAAGGTGATTCTGATTCTCAATTAACCAAAGGATTAGTAGGGCTTTTGGTCGAAGGGTTAAATGGACTCACCCCGAGTGAAATTGTGCAACTGACTCCAGATTTTATTCAAGAAACTGGTTTAAATGTCAGTCTGACCCCCTCTCGAGCTAATGGATTTTACAACATTTTTAAAACCATGCAGAAAAAAGCTTTGGAGTGTCAGTTAATAGCTAATGGCTAG
- a CDS encoding WD40 repeat domain-containing protein — protein sequence MNPSTLNSKEFKEKYSGTLCDYVTAIAWSPEGTTLTATSAAGEVLLWRDDDLATLQTGKGESVDCVAFSKNGQFLAVGGQDGKVKIWRESELIATLENAPAWVDKLAWSPTNHFLAFSLGRYVQVWDADTREIVVTLNFDNSSVLGIDWRCDGQYLAICGYQGAKVWDCQNWNDDPYILEIPSASLAIAWSPDGKFLASGNMDRTITVVESHLLISSNDPQPWVMRGFPGKIRQLAWSQMTIQQGAPLLACCSVDGIVVWEKQADDSLGWEARVLTNHVGIIQAIAFAPKSFLLASAAADGWICLWKEAKEVSQILTGVSSGFSSLAWHPQGQQLAAGGENGELFIWSKTMRGHNK from the coding sequence ATGAACCCCTCAACCCTCAACTCTAAGGAATTTAAAGAGAAATATTCGGGGACGCTTTGCGATTATGTCACTGCGATCGCCTGGTCCCCAGAAGGTACAACCTTAACAGCCACTTCTGCTGCTGGTGAAGTCCTGCTGTGGCGGGATGACGACTTAGCAACTTTGCAGACTGGAAAAGGTGAATCAGTAGACTGTGTTGCCTTTTCTAAAAATGGGCAATTTTTAGCTGTTGGGGGACAGGATGGAAAGGTGAAAATTTGGCGAGAAAGTGAATTAATCGCCACATTGGAAAATGCCCCTGCTTGGGTTGATAAGCTGGCGTGGAGTCCTACCAATCATTTCCTGGCTTTCAGCTTGGGGCGTTACGTCCAAGTGTGGGACGCTGATACTCGCGAGATAGTTGTGACATTGAATTTTGATAACTCTTCGGTATTAGGTATCGATTGGCGTTGTGATGGACAATACCTAGCCATTTGCGGTTATCAGGGAGCAAAGGTATGGGACTGCCAAAATTGGAATGATGACCCGTACATCCTAGAAATACCTTCTGCTAGTTTAGCTATTGCCTGGTCGCCGGATGGCAAATTCCTTGCCTCTGGGAATATGGATCGCACCATTACCGTTGTGGAATCACACCTATTAATTTCTAGTAACGACCCTCAACCTTGGGTGATGCGAGGCTTTCCTGGCAAAATTCGCCAACTTGCATGGTCACAAATGACGATCCAGCAAGGCGCACCTCTGCTTGCTTGTTGCAGTGTTGACGGTATTGTGGTGTGGGAAAAGCAGGCTGATGATTCCTTAGGTTGGGAAGCAAGAGTTTTAACGAATCATGTTGGTATCATTCAAGCGATCGCCTTTGCACCTAAAAGCTTCCTTCTGGCTTCCGCTGCTGCTGATGGCTGGATTTGTTTGTGGAAAGAAGCAAAGGAAGTCTCCCAGATTCTCACAGGTGTGTCATCTGGGTTTTCAAGTCTCGCTTGGCATCCTCAAGGTCAGCAACTTGCTGCAGGTGGCGAAAATGGCGAATTGTTTATTTGGTCAAAAACGATGCGGGGTCACAACAAGTAA